A part of Streptomyces sp. NBC_01235 genomic DNA contains:
- a CDS encoding ScbR family autoregulator-binding transcription factor has translation MMVRQARAVRTRQSLVRAAAEVFAAEGYARASLPAISERAGVSTGALHFHFASKDDLAAAVERSAADSVEKLAERCRSGADTLLQSLVHTASSLLLAVVADPVIRAGFRLSDDPSRKNGAQMLRWWQAWVHDLVVQAQNEGELAQDVSAEAAATVIVAATAGFEVLGSADREWLSAERMTQLWTFVLPRLAASPDPAPFLSEIGAAVDERTEQARTA, from the coding sequence ATGATGGTCAGGCAGGCACGGGCGGTTCGCACGCGCCAGTCCCTCGTCCGTGCGGCGGCCGAGGTGTTCGCCGCCGAAGGCTACGCGCGGGCGTCGCTTCCCGCCATCAGCGAACGGGCCGGTGTCAGTACCGGGGCCCTGCATTTCCATTTCGCCAGCAAGGACGACCTCGCCGCGGCGGTGGAGAGATCGGCGGCGGACTCCGTGGAGAAGCTGGCGGAGCGCTGTCGCAGCGGGGCGGACACGCTGCTGCAGTCACTCGTGCACACGGCCAGCAGCCTGCTGCTGGCGGTGGTCGCCGATCCCGTGATCAGGGCGGGTTTCCGGCTGAGCGATGATCCCTCCCGCAAGAACGGGGCGCAGATGCTGCGCTGGTGGCAGGCGTGGGTGCACGATCTCGTCGTCCAGGCACAGAACGAGGGGGAGCTCGCGCAGGACGTCTCGGCCGAGGCCGCGGCGACCGTGATCGTGGCGGCGACGGCCGGATTCGAGGTGCTGGGCTCGGCGGACCGCGAGTGGCTGTCGGCGGAGCGCATGACGCAGTTGTGGACGTTCGTCCTGCCACGGCTGGCGGCCTCACCGGACCCGGCTCCGTTCCTGTCGGAAATCGGCGCGGCCGTGGACGAACGGACGGAACAGGCTCGGACGGCGTAG